A region from the Canis lupus dingo isolate Sandy chromosome X, ASM325472v2, whole genome shotgun sequence genome encodes:
- the ZFX gene encoding zinc finger X-chromosomal protein isoform X1: MDEDGLELQPQEPNSFFDATGADATHMDGDQIVVEVQETVFVSDVVDSDITVHNFVPDDPDSVVIQDVIEDVVIEDVQCPDIMEEADVSETVIIPEQVLDSDVTEEVSLAHCTVPDDVLASDITSASMSMPEHVLTSESIHVSDVGHVEHVVHDSVVEAEIVTDPLTTDVVSEEVLVADCASEAVIDANGIPVDQQDDDKSNCEDYLMISLDDAGKIEHDGSSGMTMDAESEIDPCKVDGTCPEVIKVYIFKADPGEDDLGGTVDIVESEPENDHGVELLDQSSSIRVPREKMVYMTVNDSQQEDEDLNVAEIADEVYMEVIVGEEDAAAAAAAAAAHEQQIDDNEIKTFMPIAWAAAYGNNSDGIETRNGTASALLHIDESAGLGRLAKQKPKKRRRPDSRQYQTAIIIGPDGHPLTVYPCMICGKKFKSRGFLKRHMKNHPEHLTKKKYRCTDCDYTTNKKISLHNHLESHKLTSKAEKAIECDECGKHFSHAGALFTHKMVHKEKGANKMHKCKFCEYETAEQGLLNRHLLAVHSKNFPHICVECGKGFRHPSELKKHMRIHTGEKPYQCQYCEYRSADSSNLKTHVKTKHSKEMPFKCDICLLTFSDTKEVQQHALIHQESKTHQCLHCDHKSSNSSDLKRHIISVHTKDYPHKCDMCDKGFHRPSELKKHVAAHKGKKMHQCRHCDFKIADPFVLSRHILSVHTKDLPFRCKRCRKGFRQQNELKKHMKTHSGRKVYQCEYCEYSTTDASGFKRHVISIHTKDYPHRCEYCKKGFRRPSEKNQHIMRHHKEVGLP, translated from the exons ATGGATGAAGATGGACTTGAATTACAACCACAAGAGCCAAACTCATTTTTTGATGCAACAG gagctGATGCTACACACATGGACGGTGATCAAATTGTTGTGGAAGTACAAGaaactgtttttgtttcagaTGTTGTGGATTCAGACATAACTGTGCATAACTTTGTTCCTGATGACCCAGACTCAGTTGTAATCCAGGATGTAATTGAGGATGTTGTTATAGAAGATGTTCAGTGCCCCGATATCATGGAAGAAGCAGATGTATCTGAAACGGTCATCATTCCTGAGCAAGTGCTAGACTCAGATGTAACTGAAGAAGTTTCTTTAGCACATTGCACAGTCCCAGATGATGTTTTAGCTTCCGACATTACTTCAGCCTCAATGTCTATGCCAGAACACGTCTTGACGAGTGAATCTATACATGTGTCTGATGTTGGACATGTCGAACACGTGGTTCATGACAGTGTAGTAGAAGCAGAAATCGTCACCGATCCTCTCACAACAGATGTCGTTTCAGAAGAAGTATTGGTAGCAGATTGTGCCTCTGAAGCAGTCATAGATGCCAATGGAATCCCTGTGGACCAGCAAGATGATGACAAAAGCAACTGTGAGGACTACCTTATGATTTCCT TGGATGATGCTGGCAAAATAGAACACGATGGTTCCTCTGGAATGACCATGGATGCAGAGTCGGAAATTGACCCTTGTAAGGTGGATGGCACTTGCCCAGAAGTCATCAAggtgtacatttttaaagctgACCCTGGAGAGGATGACTTAG GTGGCACCGTAGACATTGTGGAAAGTGAGCCTGAGAATGATCATGGAGTTGAATTACTTGATCAGAGTAGCAGTATTCGTGTGCCAAGGGAAAAGATGGTTTATATGACTGTCAACGACTCTCAGCAAGAAGATGAAGATTTAA ATGTTGCGGAAATCGCCGACGAAGTTTATATGGAGGTGATCGTAGGGGAGGAGGATGCTGCGGCAGCTGCAGCGGCCGCTGCAGCACACGAGCAACAGATTGatgacaatgaaataaaaaccttCATGCCAATCGCTTGGGCGGCAGCTTACG GTAATAATTCTGATGGAATTGAAACCCGGAATGGCACTGCAAGTGCCCTCTTGCACATAGATGAGTCTGCTGGGCTCGGCAGACTGgctaaacaaaaaccaaagaaaaggagaagacctGATTCCAGGCAGTACCAAACAG caaTAATTATTGGCCCTGATGGACATCCCTTGACTGTCTATCCTTGCATGATTTGTGGGAAAAAATTTAAGTCGAGAGGTTTTTTGAAAAGGCACATGaaaaaccatcctgaacaccttaCCAAGAAGAAGTACCGCTGTACTGACTGTGATTACACTACCAACAAGAAGATAAGTTTACACAACCACCTGGAGAGCCACAAGCTGACCAGCAAAGCAGAGAAGGCCATTGAATGCGACGAGTGTGGGAAGCATTTCTCTCATGCTGGGGCTTTGTTTACGCACAAAATGGTGCATAAGGAGAAAGGAGCCAACAAAATGCACAAGTGTAAATTCTGTGAATACGAGACAGCTGAACAAGGGTTATTGAATCGCCACCTTTTGGCGGTCCACAGCAAGAACTTTCCTCATATTTGTGTGGAGTGCGGCAAAGGTTTTCGTCACCCATCAGAGCTCAAAAAGCACATGCGAatccacactggggagaagccGTACCAGTGCCAGTACTGCGAATATAGGTCTGCAGACTCTTCTAACTTGAAAACACATGTAAAAACTAAGCATAGTAAAGAGATGCCATTCAAGTGTGACATCTGTCTTCTGACTTTCTCAGATACCAAAGAGGTGCAGCAACATGCTCTTATCCACCAAGAAAGCAAAACACACCAGTGTTTGCACTGCGACCACAAGAGTTCGAACTCAAGTGATTTGAAACGACACATAATTTCGGTTCACACGAAGGACTACCCCCATAAGTGTGACATGTGTGATAAAGGCTTTCACAGGCCTTCTGAACTCAAGAAACACGTGGCTGCCCACAAGGGTAAAAAAATGCACCAGTGTAGACATTGTGACTTTAAGATTGCAGATCCATTTGTTCTAAGTCGCCATATTCTCTCAGTCCACACAAAAGATCTTCCATTTAGGTGTAAGAGATGTAGAAAGGGATTTAGGCAACAGAATGAGCTTAAAAAGCATATGAAGACACACAGTGGCAGGAAAGTGTATCAGTGTGAGTACTGTGAGTATAGCACTACAGATGCCTCAGGCTTTAAACGGCACGTTATCTCCATTCATACAAAAGACTATCCTCACCGTTGTGAGTACTGCAAGAAAGGGTTCCGTAGACCTTCAGAAAAGAACCAGCACATAATGCGACATCATAAAGAAGTTGGCCTGCCCTAA
- the ZFX gene encoding zinc finger X-chromosomal protein isoform X3: MDEDGLELQPQEPNSFFDATGADATHMDGDQIVVEVQETVFVSDVVDSDITVHNFVPDDPDSVVIQDVIEDVVIEDVQCPDIMEEADVSETVIIPEQVLDSDVTEEVSLAHCTVPDDVLASDITSASMSMPEHVLTSESIHVSDVGHVEHVVHDSVVEAEIVTDPLTTDVVSEEVLVADCASEAVIDANGIPVDQQDDDKSNCEDYLMISLDDAGKIEHDGSSGMTMDAESEIDPCKVDGTCPEVIKVYIFKADPGEDDLGGTVDIVESEPENDHGVELLDQSSSIRVPREKMVYMTVNDSQQEDEDLNVAEIADEVYMEVIVGEEDAAAAAAAAAAHEQQIDDNEIKTFMPIAWAAAYAIIIGPDGHPLTVYPCMICGKKFKSRGFLKRHMKNHPEHLTKKKYRCTDCDYTTNKKISLHNHLESHKLTSKAEKAIECDECGKHFSHAGALFTHKMVHKEKGANKMHKCKFCEYETAEQGLLNRHLLAVHSKNFPHICVECGKGFRHPSELKKHMRIHTGEKPYQCQYCEYRSADSSNLKTHVKTKHSKEMPFKCDICLLTFSDTKEVQQHALIHQESKTHQCLHCDHKSSNSSDLKRHIISVHTKDYPHKCDMCDKGFHRPSELKKHVAAHKGKKMHQCRHCDFKIADPFVLSRHILSVHTKDLPFRCKRCRKGFRQQNELKKHMKTHSGRKVYQCEYCEYSTTDASGFKRHVISIHTKDYPHRCEYCKKGFRRPSEKNQHIMRHHKEVGLP, encoded by the exons ATGGATGAAGATGGACTTGAATTACAACCACAAGAGCCAAACTCATTTTTTGATGCAACAG gagctGATGCTACACACATGGACGGTGATCAAATTGTTGTGGAAGTACAAGaaactgtttttgtttcagaTGTTGTGGATTCAGACATAACTGTGCATAACTTTGTTCCTGATGACCCAGACTCAGTTGTAATCCAGGATGTAATTGAGGATGTTGTTATAGAAGATGTTCAGTGCCCCGATATCATGGAAGAAGCAGATGTATCTGAAACGGTCATCATTCCTGAGCAAGTGCTAGACTCAGATGTAACTGAAGAAGTTTCTTTAGCACATTGCACAGTCCCAGATGATGTTTTAGCTTCCGACATTACTTCAGCCTCAATGTCTATGCCAGAACACGTCTTGACGAGTGAATCTATACATGTGTCTGATGTTGGACATGTCGAACACGTGGTTCATGACAGTGTAGTAGAAGCAGAAATCGTCACCGATCCTCTCACAACAGATGTCGTTTCAGAAGAAGTATTGGTAGCAGATTGTGCCTCTGAAGCAGTCATAGATGCCAATGGAATCCCTGTGGACCAGCAAGATGATGACAAAAGCAACTGTGAGGACTACCTTATGATTTCCT TGGATGATGCTGGCAAAATAGAACACGATGGTTCCTCTGGAATGACCATGGATGCAGAGTCGGAAATTGACCCTTGTAAGGTGGATGGCACTTGCCCAGAAGTCATCAAggtgtacatttttaaagctgACCCTGGAGAGGATGACTTAG GTGGCACCGTAGACATTGTGGAAAGTGAGCCTGAGAATGATCATGGAGTTGAATTACTTGATCAGAGTAGCAGTATTCGTGTGCCAAGGGAAAAGATGGTTTATATGACTGTCAACGACTCTCAGCAAGAAGATGAAGATTTAA ATGTTGCGGAAATCGCCGACGAAGTTTATATGGAGGTGATCGTAGGGGAGGAGGATGCTGCGGCAGCTGCAGCGGCCGCTGCAGCACACGAGCAACAGATTGatgacaatgaaataaaaaccttCATGCCAATCGCTTGGGCGGCAGCTTACG caaTAATTATTGGCCCTGATGGACATCCCTTGACTGTCTATCCTTGCATGATTTGTGGGAAAAAATTTAAGTCGAGAGGTTTTTTGAAAAGGCACATGaaaaaccatcctgaacaccttaCCAAGAAGAAGTACCGCTGTACTGACTGTGATTACACTACCAACAAGAAGATAAGTTTACACAACCACCTGGAGAGCCACAAGCTGACCAGCAAAGCAGAGAAGGCCATTGAATGCGACGAGTGTGGGAAGCATTTCTCTCATGCTGGGGCTTTGTTTACGCACAAAATGGTGCATAAGGAGAAAGGAGCCAACAAAATGCACAAGTGTAAATTCTGTGAATACGAGACAGCTGAACAAGGGTTATTGAATCGCCACCTTTTGGCGGTCCACAGCAAGAACTTTCCTCATATTTGTGTGGAGTGCGGCAAAGGTTTTCGTCACCCATCAGAGCTCAAAAAGCACATGCGAatccacactggggagaagccGTACCAGTGCCAGTACTGCGAATATAGGTCTGCAGACTCTTCTAACTTGAAAACACATGTAAAAACTAAGCATAGTAAAGAGATGCCATTCAAGTGTGACATCTGTCTTCTGACTTTCTCAGATACCAAAGAGGTGCAGCAACATGCTCTTATCCACCAAGAAAGCAAAACACACCAGTGTTTGCACTGCGACCACAAGAGTTCGAACTCAAGTGATTTGAAACGACACATAATTTCGGTTCACACGAAGGACTACCCCCATAAGTGTGACATGTGTGATAAAGGCTTTCACAGGCCTTCTGAACTCAAGAAACACGTGGCTGCCCACAAGGGTAAAAAAATGCACCAGTGTAGACATTGTGACTTTAAGATTGCAGATCCATTTGTTCTAAGTCGCCATATTCTCTCAGTCCACACAAAAGATCTTCCATTTAGGTGTAAGAGATGTAGAAAGGGATTTAGGCAACAGAATGAGCTTAAAAAGCATATGAAGACACACAGTGGCAGGAAAGTGTATCAGTGTGAGTACTGTGAGTATAGCACTACAGATGCCTCAGGCTTTAAACGGCACGTTATCTCCATTCATACAAAAGACTATCCTCACCGTTGTGAGTACTGCAAGAAAGGGTTCCGTAGACCTTCAGAAAAGAACCAGCACATAATGCGACATCATAAAGAAGTTGGCCTGCCCTAA
- the ZFX gene encoding zinc finger X-chromosomal protein isoform X2 yields the protein MDGDQIVVEVQETVFVSDVVDSDITVHNFVPDDPDSVVIQDVIEDVVIEDVQCPDIMEEADVSETVIIPEQVLDSDVTEEVSLAHCTVPDDVLASDITSASMSMPEHVLTSESIHVSDVGHVEHVVHDSVVEAEIVTDPLTTDVVSEEVLVADCASEAVIDANGIPVDQQDDDKSNCEDYLMISLDDAGKIEHDGSSGMTMDAESEIDPCKVDGTCPEVIKVYIFKADPGEDDLGGTVDIVESEPENDHGVELLDQSSSIRVPREKMVYMTVNDSQQEDEDLNVAEIADEVYMEVIVGEEDAAAAAAAAAAHEQQIDDNEIKTFMPIAWAAAYGNNSDGIETRNGTASALLHIDESAGLGRLAKQKPKKRRRPDSRQYQTAIIIGPDGHPLTVYPCMICGKKFKSRGFLKRHMKNHPEHLTKKKYRCTDCDYTTNKKISLHNHLESHKLTSKAEKAIECDECGKHFSHAGALFTHKMVHKEKGANKMHKCKFCEYETAEQGLLNRHLLAVHSKNFPHICVECGKGFRHPSELKKHMRIHTGEKPYQCQYCEYRSADSSNLKTHVKTKHSKEMPFKCDICLLTFSDTKEVQQHALIHQESKTHQCLHCDHKSSNSSDLKRHIISVHTKDYPHKCDMCDKGFHRPSELKKHVAAHKGKKMHQCRHCDFKIADPFVLSRHILSVHTKDLPFRCKRCRKGFRQQNELKKHMKTHSGRKVYQCEYCEYSTTDASGFKRHVISIHTKDYPHRCEYCKKGFRRPSEKNQHIMRHHKEVGLP from the exons ATGGACGGTGATCAAATTGTTGTGGAAGTACAAGaaactgtttttgtttcagaTGTTGTGGATTCAGACATAACTGTGCATAACTTTGTTCCTGATGACCCAGACTCAGTTGTAATCCAGGATGTAATTGAGGATGTTGTTATAGAAGATGTTCAGTGCCCCGATATCATGGAAGAAGCAGATGTATCTGAAACGGTCATCATTCCTGAGCAAGTGCTAGACTCAGATGTAACTGAAGAAGTTTCTTTAGCACATTGCACAGTCCCAGATGATGTTTTAGCTTCCGACATTACTTCAGCCTCAATGTCTATGCCAGAACACGTCTTGACGAGTGAATCTATACATGTGTCTGATGTTGGACATGTCGAACACGTGGTTCATGACAGTGTAGTAGAAGCAGAAATCGTCACCGATCCTCTCACAACAGATGTCGTTTCAGAAGAAGTATTGGTAGCAGATTGTGCCTCTGAAGCAGTCATAGATGCCAATGGAATCCCTGTGGACCAGCAAGATGATGACAAAAGCAACTGTGAGGACTACCTTATGATTTCCT TGGATGATGCTGGCAAAATAGAACACGATGGTTCCTCTGGAATGACCATGGATGCAGAGTCGGAAATTGACCCTTGTAAGGTGGATGGCACTTGCCCAGAAGTCATCAAggtgtacatttttaaagctgACCCTGGAGAGGATGACTTAG GTGGCACCGTAGACATTGTGGAAAGTGAGCCTGAGAATGATCATGGAGTTGAATTACTTGATCAGAGTAGCAGTATTCGTGTGCCAAGGGAAAAGATGGTTTATATGACTGTCAACGACTCTCAGCAAGAAGATGAAGATTTAA ATGTTGCGGAAATCGCCGACGAAGTTTATATGGAGGTGATCGTAGGGGAGGAGGATGCTGCGGCAGCTGCAGCGGCCGCTGCAGCACACGAGCAACAGATTGatgacaatgaaataaaaaccttCATGCCAATCGCTTGGGCGGCAGCTTACG GTAATAATTCTGATGGAATTGAAACCCGGAATGGCACTGCAAGTGCCCTCTTGCACATAGATGAGTCTGCTGGGCTCGGCAGACTGgctaaacaaaaaccaaagaaaaggagaagacctGATTCCAGGCAGTACCAAACAG caaTAATTATTGGCCCTGATGGACATCCCTTGACTGTCTATCCTTGCATGATTTGTGGGAAAAAATTTAAGTCGAGAGGTTTTTTGAAAAGGCACATGaaaaaccatcctgaacaccttaCCAAGAAGAAGTACCGCTGTACTGACTGTGATTACACTACCAACAAGAAGATAAGTTTACACAACCACCTGGAGAGCCACAAGCTGACCAGCAAAGCAGAGAAGGCCATTGAATGCGACGAGTGTGGGAAGCATTTCTCTCATGCTGGGGCTTTGTTTACGCACAAAATGGTGCATAAGGAGAAAGGAGCCAACAAAATGCACAAGTGTAAATTCTGTGAATACGAGACAGCTGAACAAGGGTTATTGAATCGCCACCTTTTGGCGGTCCACAGCAAGAACTTTCCTCATATTTGTGTGGAGTGCGGCAAAGGTTTTCGTCACCCATCAGAGCTCAAAAAGCACATGCGAatccacactggggagaagccGTACCAGTGCCAGTACTGCGAATATAGGTCTGCAGACTCTTCTAACTTGAAAACACATGTAAAAACTAAGCATAGTAAAGAGATGCCATTCAAGTGTGACATCTGTCTTCTGACTTTCTCAGATACCAAAGAGGTGCAGCAACATGCTCTTATCCACCAAGAAAGCAAAACACACCAGTGTTTGCACTGCGACCACAAGAGTTCGAACTCAAGTGATTTGAAACGACACATAATTTCGGTTCACACGAAGGACTACCCCCATAAGTGTGACATGTGTGATAAAGGCTTTCACAGGCCTTCTGAACTCAAGAAACACGTGGCTGCCCACAAGGGTAAAAAAATGCACCAGTGTAGACATTGTGACTTTAAGATTGCAGATCCATTTGTTCTAAGTCGCCATATTCTCTCAGTCCACACAAAAGATCTTCCATTTAGGTGTAAGAGATGTAGAAAGGGATTTAGGCAACAGAATGAGCTTAAAAAGCATATGAAGACACACAGTGGCAGGAAAGTGTATCAGTGTGAGTACTGTGAGTATAGCACTACAGATGCCTCAGGCTTTAAACGGCACGTTATCTCCATTCATACAAAAGACTATCCTCACCGTTGTGAGTACTGCAAGAAAGGGTTCCGTAGACCTTCAGAAAAGAACCAGCACATAATGCGACATCATAAAGAAGTTGGCCTGCCCTAA
- the ZFX gene encoding zinc finger X-chromosomal protein isoform X4 yields MTMDAESEIDPCKVDGTCPEVIKVYIFKADPGEDDLGGTVDIVESEPENDHGVELLDQSSSIRVPREKMVYMTVNDSQQEDEDLNVAEIADEVYMEVIVGEEDAAAAAAAAAAHEQQIDDNEIKTFMPIAWAAAYGNNSDGIETRNGTASALLHIDESAGLGRLAKQKPKKRRRPDSRQYQTAIIIGPDGHPLTVYPCMICGKKFKSRGFLKRHMKNHPEHLTKKKYRCTDCDYTTNKKISLHNHLESHKLTSKAEKAIECDECGKHFSHAGALFTHKMVHKEKGANKMHKCKFCEYETAEQGLLNRHLLAVHSKNFPHICVECGKGFRHPSELKKHMRIHTGEKPYQCQYCEYRSADSSNLKTHVKTKHSKEMPFKCDICLLTFSDTKEVQQHALIHQESKTHQCLHCDHKSSNSSDLKRHIISVHTKDYPHKCDMCDKGFHRPSELKKHVAAHKGKKMHQCRHCDFKIADPFVLSRHILSVHTKDLPFRCKRCRKGFRQQNELKKHMKTHSGRKVYQCEYCEYSTTDASGFKRHVISIHTKDYPHRCEYCKKGFRRPSEKNQHIMRHHKEVGLP; encoded by the exons ATGACCATGGATGCAGAGTCGGAAATTGACCCTTGTAAGGTGGATGGCACTTGCCCAGAAGTCATCAAggtgtacatttttaaagctgACCCTGGAGAGGATGACTTAG GTGGCACCGTAGACATTGTGGAAAGTGAGCCTGAGAATGATCATGGAGTTGAATTACTTGATCAGAGTAGCAGTATTCGTGTGCCAAGGGAAAAGATGGTTTATATGACTGTCAACGACTCTCAGCAAGAAGATGAAGATTTAA ATGTTGCGGAAATCGCCGACGAAGTTTATATGGAGGTGATCGTAGGGGAGGAGGATGCTGCGGCAGCTGCAGCGGCCGCTGCAGCACACGAGCAACAGATTGatgacaatgaaataaaaaccttCATGCCAATCGCTTGGGCGGCAGCTTACG GTAATAATTCTGATGGAATTGAAACCCGGAATGGCACTGCAAGTGCCCTCTTGCACATAGATGAGTCTGCTGGGCTCGGCAGACTGgctaaacaaaaaccaaagaaaaggagaagacctGATTCCAGGCAGTACCAAACAG caaTAATTATTGGCCCTGATGGACATCCCTTGACTGTCTATCCTTGCATGATTTGTGGGAAAAAATTTAAGTCGAGAGGTTTTTTGAAAAGGCACATGaaaaaccatcctgaacaccttaCCAAGAAGAAGTACCGCTGTACTGACTGTGATTACACTACCAACAAGAAGATAAGTTTACACAACCACCTGGAGAGCCACAAGCTGACCAGCAAAGCAGAGAAGGCCATTGAATGCGACGAGTGTGGGAAGCATTTCTCTCATGCTGGGGCTTTGTTTACGCACAAAATGGTGCATAAGGAGAAAGGAGCCAACAAAATGCACAAGTGTAAATTCTGTGAATACGAGACAGCTGAACAAGGGTTATTGAATCGCCACCTTTTGGCGGTCCACAGCAAGAACTTTCCTCATATTTGTGTGGAGTGCGGCAAAGGTTTTCGTCACCCATCAGAGCTCAAAAAGCACATGCGAatccacactggggagaagccGTACCAGTGCCAGTACTGCGAATATAGGTCTGCAGACTCTTCTAACTTGAAAACACATGTAAAAACTAAGCATAGTAAAGAGATGCCATTCAAGTGTGACATCTGTCTTCTGACTTTCTCAGATACCAAAGAGGTGCAGCAACATGCTCTTATCCACCAAGAAAGCAAAACACACCAGTGTTTGCACTGCGACCACAAGAGTTCGAACTCAAGTGATTTGAAACGACACATAATTTCGGTTCACACGAAGGACTACCCCCATAAGTGTGACATGTGTGATAAAGGCTTTCACAGGCCTTCTGAACTCAAGAAACACGTGGCTGCCCACAAGGGTAAAAAAATGCACCAGTGTAGACATTGTGACTTTAAGATTGCAGATCCATTTGTTCTAAGTCGCCATATTCTCTCAGTCCACACAAAAGATCTTCCATTTAGGTGTAAGAGATGTAGAAAGGGATTTAGGCAACAGAATGAGCTTAAAAAGCATATGAAGACACACAGTGGCAGGAAAGTGTATCAGTGTGAGTACTGTGAGTATAGCACTACAGATGCCTCAGGCTTTAAACGGCACGTTATCTCCATTCATACAAAAGACTATCCTCACCGTTGTGAGTACTGCAAGAAAGGGTTCCGTAGACCTTCAGAAAAGAACCAGCACATAATGCGACATCATAAAGAAGTTGGCCTGCCCTAA